The proteins below are encoded in one region of Apium graveolens cultivar Ventura chromosome 4, ASM990537v1, whole genome shotgun sequence:
- the LOC141718001 gene encoding mitochondrial import receptor subunit TOM20-like, with the protein MDHQSDFERMVFFEQARKTAEANYSEDPLDVENLTRWGGALLELSQFQTVVEAKKMLDDAMLKFDEALMIDPNQHNALWCMGNANTSYAFLTPDTVEAKPFFEKAVDYFSQAVDADGKNGLYRKSLEVAYKAPELHKEVHMQGVLAGGTALGQGPSTSTGAKSENPKKSSDLKYDIFGWVILAVAFIAWMGYAKSNMPPPPPR; encoded by the exons ATGGATCATCAAAGCGATTTCGAACGAATGGTCTTCTTCGAACAAGCTCGTAAGACTGCTGAAGCCAACTATTCAGAAGATCCCCTCGATGTTGAA AATCTCACAAGGTGGGGAGGTGCGTTGCTGGAGTTATCGCAATTCCAGACTGTTGTCGAAGCCAAGAAAATGCTCGACG ATGCAATGTTGAAGTTTGATGAGGCTTTGATGATTGATCCAAACCAGCATAATGCTCTTTGGTGTATGGGGAATGCAAATACGTCTTATGCCTTTCTCACTCCTGATACTGTTGAGGCCAAGCCTTTCTTTGAAAAGGCTGTTGACTACTTTTCTCAAGCAGTTGATGCG GATGGTAAGAATGGTCTTTATCGCAAATCACTGGAAGTAGCATATAAG GCACCTGAATTGCACAAGGAGGTCCATATGCAGGGTGTTTTGGCTGGAGGGACAGCTTTAGGGCAGGGGCCTTCTACTTCTACAGGCGCTAAG AGTGAAAATCCAAAGAAGAGCAGTGATCTCAAGTATGACATATTCGGATGGGTAATCCTTGCTGTTGCATTCATAGCTTGGATGGGGTATGCAAAATCTAATATGCCTCCACCTCCTCCAAGATGA